The segment TAGTGCAGTAAAAGTCACAAAATCCTTAATAATTGAGTAAAGAGGAAATATCCTTGGTTATGTACTTAAGGACAGTAACATTTAACAATTGTAGGACTATGAATGAATAAGGCCTCATGTGACCTTTGGTAATTGATGGTTTGTTATGGTCATGATCTAAGAAATAGCTTCCAGCCCATAGACATATATAAAAtgattaaaccttttttttttttttcattttagaccTTATGGAAGTGAATAATGAAAGTGAAGAACTGAATGAAGGTGAGAAAAATCATCATGTCCAAACTTTAGAACAATCTTTGAGTTGCTCACAGACTGAAAAGGAATTTGTACTCGGAAAAAGAGCCGTCAAAATTTTCACTTGCCCTCAGTGTGAGAAATCATTCACATACAAAAAAAGTCTTAAAGACCACTTGATGATTCATACGGGAGAGAAACCATTCACATGTGTTCactgtgagaagagtttcacgcTAAAAAGAAACCTTAATGAACACTtgaaaatccacactggagagaagccgcatgcatgtgatcaatgtgaGAAGAGATTCACACAAAAAATACACCTTCAGGAACACAtgaaaatccacactggagagaaggtGCACATATGCGGccaatgcgggaagagtttcacacgaAAAGGGACCCTTGCGgatcacatgagaatccacactggagaactGCGACACAAATGTGgtcaatgcgggaagagttttgtACAAGCAGCCAGTCTTAAAACACATCTGCGTTCTCATTCTGGAGAAAGACCGTTTCACTGTGATCGCTGCGGTAAAAGTTTCTTTTGGGCAGAATCCCTGAAGAAGCATCTGAATGTTCATACGCCGGAGAAGCCTCATGTGTGttctttgtgtggaaagagtttctctcgACTGGACTCTTTTAAAATACACCAGGAACGACACAGTAGTGTGAAGGATCACGTGTGCTTTGATTGTGGGAAGTCCTTTTTCACAGATGCTCAGCTGAAGCTGCAccagagaattcacactggagaaaaacctttcaaGTGTTCACAATGTGACAAGGGATTCAGTCGGGTAGAgtctctgaaaacacatgagaagatccacactggagagaagccgcacatgtgtgatcaatgcgggaagagtttcacgcTAATAGGAAACCTTAAGGAACACATGAAGATCCACAGTGGAGAGAAGCCGCATgagtgtgatcagtgcgggaggAGTTTCACATTAAAAGGAAACCTTAAGGAACACATGAAGATCCACAGTGGAGAGAAGCCGCATgagtgtgatcagtgcgggaggAGTTTCACATTAAAAGGAAACCTTAAGGAACACATGAAGATCCACTCTGGAGAGAAGCCACACATGTGCTCTTTATGTGGAAAACGTTTTACATGGCTGCACGTTTTAAAAGTGCACCAGAAGGTACATACCAGTGTGAAAAGACATTTGCCACAGCTTACAAATTAAAACCTCTCCAAGTTCACACCGGAGAAAAGTGTCCTGGAATTAAACCACACCATGTTGGTTTGGTCTGGCTAGAAAAGAACTGGATCCcagactgagcctggtttctcccaaggtttatTATCCGTTTCTGTCACAAATGAGGTTCCTTGCCACTGCTTGCTCACAGTTTCAAGTGTTGAGTTTGAAATTAAATCCAAGATTGTGTTCCTTCGAAAAGaagtaaatatttaatatttaaataatgttttcatgttttatgaaacaaaatgcatgtaaatgtaatttatttatttatttgtttttgtacaTGCACAAAATGTTCTTGGGCTCTCATATACTTCAGGAAGCTGAAGAAGAAGCTATTGCCTCGTttagactgtcagcccaaatccgattttgtccatATCCGGATTGAATctgatttgaataactgactgtccacacagcaTTTCACAACTGTTCAAATCCGAATCATGTGTCCATAAGCGCTCTTTCCTTTCACTGAATgtgttggtttctatggcaatgctgTTGTGTTGTTATGCCAAAGTTAAAATCAACCACAACAGTTTGCAGTAGTTGCTGTCCTGCGATATGACAATGTTGCCGTTGAGCTGGATTATATTCGTCTTTtaaagcagcggcagaaacgCAGAAAGCTGGAATGTGCGACTTTAGTCTGTGCTGCCGTCTCTGCTGGTTTCCAAACTCAAAGAGGTGCATAAACTAGCCGTATATTGTCTTTTCCCGCTTGACTTGCAGTTCGCagcaacacaagcttgtttctgtAAAGATGTTTatgatgttttccacaaaaacgcctGGCGTGTTTACGTTTTACGTGGcgtgaaaatgtgaaaaagcttCCCCAAATCCGATTAGACTGAAACAGATTTTTAGGAATCTGATTTGTATAGGATTCCAAATCACATACAAATGtagctcgaaacggatttgaacaaatcggatttcatgtagttgGTTGCTGTTCAGACGACtgaaatatgatcggatttcaatcaGATTTGCATatcagtctgaacgaggcttataACACTTTTAAGAGAGACATGTCtctgaaatttatatttttatcattGTGCTTAGAATATCTAGTTAACCCACCACATATTTACAGATATAAGCTGTAATTTAGCTTTGCAACTGGATGCTTCTTTGAGCATACCTACACGTTTCTTTGGACACGTAAGTCAATAAAGAGAGAAAAATCTTATttgtttttcacttttatttaacttttatatttttttcacccAACTAATCATTGCCAAAAATGATTTACTCATTTGACCAACAAGCAGAATTAGGTACTGCTCCTTTAAGGCACAACATGCTCTCTCACTTCCTCATTGAAGAGGGGAGAGTTGATAGAAGGAGCGCGAGCTGTGAGCATCGCATGTATGCATGTGAAGCCGGTTTATATTTCTGTTGCTCTTAGTCTGTTAATTTCTGGTCAGTAACGCAGTTGTTAGTCGAGTGGTTTTGCAAACTACACCATGTGTGCGTAGGATTGACTATGCTGATAATAAAGAACCACTGTGGAATATTGGACACGTGAGTCTTTGCTTACTCTTGGCTACAGCTATCCAGCCTCCCTGTATTTTGCACATGCTTGTAAAGTTTTGCATTCTCCCCaaaaacttgcacttttggatCTTCAGTATAAACCGACTGAAAACAGCAAAACACAATATACAGTATACACTACAATAGTCTCACTAGTAGAAAACAGTAGCTTTGCCTTGTTTAAAAGGGAGATACTGCAGATAATGCTGTTTTAACATGCTCCTGTCAAGTTTgaaattttgggcttttttttttgactagtggaaagaaaacacccaaaaacactgttaagtgtttattttatagcacttcatctatttgtgttaatagattttaattacaatatatatatatatatatatatatatatatatatatatatatatatatatatattaaaggctTTTCTTACACAGatccataaatctccacttcagtagcacttacacacaccaaaatttacatttttattcctgtctttattctgaaggtttttacagtgGGATTTGTTCATACATGATtcacttgattttatacaacatttcaaccccccccccccccccacacacacacacacatacacacatttattatggcatgatgaaatgagatacccaaaattccctctgtaaaataTCCATAATAATTCCCTCTATAATATGTCAAAACATTGAACAAGAATTTAgcacttttttaattaaataatgccttatttgcatatttaaacataacattttagaaaacttgtaatacaaaaaatgtttgcaattatcaaagtaatcaatcaactgggtaagtaaggtgatactatgagttatttttttacccttttCACCTGCACTGTCTCATCTTAAATTAACAATAAACATTTAgataaaaaaattactaaatctaATTAGTAAAAATGAAATCTGCTTACGCTTTGGTTAAATAAATattcatgttgagagaaatcagaagTACAGAGGTGTTGCTGTGTACACATTTGGTTACATTGGAGGTTACTGTAGTTCTACAATAAATCTGAACacacattaaaggtgccatagaatgcatttatacaatattttaaattgttctccgATATCTACGTAGATGGTATATGTAACTgaataatgcaatattgtaatgcattacttccaacagtaactttccccaacactgtctaTATAGTCTTAATCTGGCAACCAGTAAATACACTAGTTATATCATGCTAGCCTTTGTGAAAACTTTTAAAGCGGTGTGTTTACGTCTTTGTtaactggaaaaaaaatataataataaaaaaattaaaccttTAATGGCGTGCAGCAGAAAAAAAGTGGAACTGGAATATGAATGTGTGTGAATTGGCAGCATCATCAGAGATGACTCTACTGTGGTCAAACTGACTGAGTTCTCACTGTCAGCAATAACACGTTTTCAAACCTCAACAGTGAGATCCCAGCTCTCAAACACTACAACTGCTTTAATGAATACAGTATTGTACTTGTGAAGGTGTAGAATAGCTATCAGTCGTCTCATTATTGAGAACAACTACACAATTGCTGCCTTCAAATGAAGCATAACGTTAATGTTTCTCTGGCCATCCTCGACTGAAGCACAGGCTCCACTCTGTAGGCTCTCTCTGTCAGcccctatagagggtttgcacctgCAACACATTTTGTTCAGTTAACCTGATGCATGGCCATTGTGGTGATATTCTGATATAAACAGCATCATGGATCGCACGGTCAATGTACTACTGAAGACATTGTTCTACTAATTTATGATgtctaaacaacaaaaaaataaaataaaaaaagtgttgaTGCTGCTAAATCGAGGACTAAGTAAGCAGAAAAGGTGATTATATTTGACAAACTCAAGTTCATACAGGGCTCAACACTACGCAGCAATAGTGTTTGGTTACTGTTGCACATAAATCTGCTTTGTCTCAGAGTGTCAGGGTTCTGTCACTTCAGTCTAGTTTTCTTGTGGCTTTGTGACAGAgccctagtctcagcctcagacgtcacgcacacggaacgttggctaaacgtctgatacatatggtacacttaactggaaacacttcaggaatgtcaaagtcgtcatctgattagttgaatttgaccggatttccgggagaatCGAGTGTCACGTTTATGTTCGGTCCACCGGGAAACAAAGCACGGACTGATTTACTTGCCGTTtggctaaaatgtgcttatgcaaatgccattgttgttatacacatttgcaacgttcgcaaacaaattactgacttactgttttttctccctcttcttcattatctttcaatgctggttatttcaatgactgtcttgttgcacgccagtctgttgttgtgggggcgttTCCACGCACGGAAACGTGACGCTGATTGAAACGAACTGTGagtggttgtttgacatgtcgatcaaacggtcttatgggcgggccttggccaatgaaagctgccatgagttccagactgaTGGCTAAAGGTCTGGCTACGTGAGACTAACAGAGCCCTGACACTTCCGCCATGTCTTGCTTTCATGTTGTCTTCGTGTCTTGTTTCTTGTTGGAGTGTGGTGTTGGGATCCCGGCACTCATGTCTTGTTGAGTTTCAATATTGTGTCATGGTTTTGTGTGGACATGCAGCTTATGAGTTTTCTCATTAGCTGTGTGTTCGTGTCCTGTTTTGTTCAAGCAcatgtgcttgtgtttttgttttgtgtgagaaCATGGTTTTTGTCTTGATTGGTTTCTTGTGCCATGTGCTCTCGTGTCTATTGTCTTGACCCCACCCATCTTGTTTCCTGATTATCGGTTACTTTGCCCCACCTGTGTTTCCCTTGTTACCTGCCTCATTTGCTCCCCACTTATTCTCCTTGTGTTTGCAGTCCTGGGCCAGTTTGTCAACGTATTTTTTCCTGGATGTGTCCTGCCCTACCTTGTTCCTGCCGAGCCAAGCCTTGTCCTTTTGCCTGCCTGTTTTTCCCCATCGGGGTAGTTTTTGTTgctggttttgtttattttattttccaaataaaGTCCATACTCTGCATCATTGAGTCCTCGCCTCTTCCCTTTACCCTATCCCTGACAGTGACTGATGACCCGACAATTCTTTTTTCTATTTCTTATCCCGACATTGTgaattacatttttcttgtttttcttggCCGACTTCTGGATTGATGACATAGCATGAACACACTCCATTGTATGGGCTTAATTGCCATTCTCCAACTTTAAAGGGCTATGAAACCCCCTTGTTTCATCACTGGCTAGCTCTcaccacagttttgaaaaatgctgcaaaagTGGTTGTGGTGCACTCTCTGCACTGTGTGGAGGAGAGGAGACAGAAAACACAGACAGCTTTGTGTTTAGACAGTTTTATTTTGCCATTTAGCCGTTTTTTAGCCATTTGCAGTATGCATCGAACACACTTATATGAACGCGGTGTTGAACCTCTAATAACTGTTAAGGCTTATTTTGCGTCATTTATATAAGCTTTTGATGGGTTGCATCAAGGAAAAATCGCTTACACTTAATGAATGAATCTTGTGTGCAGAACTCCATGAAGGTTTCTCTCAGTTAATGTATTCATTCTCATAGTCTGAAGCGCCTgtcacagcaaatcagcacacaCTGTTGTGAATAATTTAAGCAAAAGCAACTTCTCATAGGATAAGAACACGCAGCGTCATGAATATTTATGAGACACGGATGCGTCATCGAAGTACTATAGTCCATTGCCACGTCTTAAAGCTGACGTCAGCACAATGTAGATTTTAAACCTGGAAGATGAAAATAGCTAAAAAAAACCCCCTCAAAATTAACCAGTTATCTctaaaaatattaacattaatagAGGATAACGTTGCTTTCTATGATGtgcaacacaaacaaaaaactgctaaaatctcagaaaaagtAGTCTGGGGTTTCACAAGCctttaaagggagagttcaccccccccccccccccaaaaaaaaagaaaaaaaaaatctgcttacccccagggcatccaagatgtagttgaatttgtttcttcagtagaacacaaacaa is part of the Garra rufa chromosome 1, GarRuf1.0, whole genome shotgun sequence genome and harbors:
- the LOC141336572 gene encoding uncharacterized protein, translated to MHSDQQEEQKPVKTEFIEDYSESTSDPDPFRVKHEDTEEERDLMEVNNESEELNEGEKNHHVQTLEQSLSCSQTEKEFVLGKRAVKIFTCPQCEKSFTYKKSLKDHLMIHTGEKPFTCVHCEKSFTLKRNLNEHLKIHTGEKPHACDQCEKRFTQKIHLQEHMKIHTGEKVHICGQCGKSFTRKGTLADHMRIHTGELRHKCGQCGKSFVQAASLKTHLRSHSGERPFHCDRCGKSFFWAESLKKHLNVHTPEKPHVCSLCGKSFSRLDSFKIHQERHSSVKDHVCFDCGKSFFTDAQLKLHQRIHTGEKPFKCSQCDKGFSRVESLKTHEKIHTGEKPHMCDQCGKSFTLIGNLKEHMKIHSGEKPHECDQCGRSFTLKGNLKEHMKIHSGEKPHECDQCGRSFTLKGNLKEHMKIHSGEKPHMCSLCGKRFTCRSHLKDHLIIHTGEKPFTCLHCEKSFTLKRNLNEHLKIHTGEKAHICGQCGKSFVQAASLKTHLRSHSGERPFHCDRCGKSFFWAESLKKHLNVHTLEKPHVCSLCRKSFSRLDSFKIHQERHSSVKDYVCFDCGKSFITDAQLKLHQRIHTGEKPFKSSQCDKGFSRVESLKTHEKIHSGEKPHACDQCGRSFMLKGNLKEHMKIHSGEKPHMCSLCGKRFTWLHVLKVHQKSLDCLEKFAIQCDLNVGAKASIPRLAVPDSSVFPVMD